In Thermovirga sp., the genomic stretch CCCCTCGCTTATGGCACCGGCCATGTCCCTGGTGGAGTTCCACATGGTGTCGTAAAGTATGACGGCGCTCTTCTCAGGTTCCTGCCTGGCCCATTCCTGGTACTTTTTAACGATCTGGAGCGGGTCCTTGCGCCAGATCACGCCGTGGCTCGGCGCTATCATGTCGACCTTGAATCCCAGCCCCAGCACTTCGTCGATCTTCTTGAGCACCATGGGGCTGAAGGGCGTCAGAATGTTGGCGTAGTACTTGATACATTCTTGGAAGAGTTCCTCCTGGTCGACTTGGTCGTTGTAGGGGTAGGCCGAGGCGTAATGCTGCCCGAAGGCATCGTTGGGCATGAGGAGATCTTTCCCCGAGAGGTAGGTAAACATGCTGTCGGGCCAGTGGAGCATGGTTGCCTCGATGAAGATCATTTCCGTCTCGCCCAGGGAAATCTTGTCCCCGGTTTTCACCTGCCGGAACTTCCACTCCTTGTGGAAGTGGCCCGGGATACTGTCCATGCCCCGGGGGGAGACGATCACCTCGGCCTGGGGCGCCAGTTCCATGAGGGCGCCCAGGGCTCCGGAGTGGTCGGTCTCGGCGTGGTTGGCCACGACATAGTCGATCCTGGAGGGTTCGACCAGGGACCTGACGTTGTCCAGGAACTTCTCCGTGAAGGGATCCCAGACCGTGTCCACGACAGCGATCTTTTTGTCGCGAATCAGGTAGGCGTTGTAGGTGCTCCCCCTGTGGGTAGACAGTTCATGGCCATGGAAAAAGTTGAGGGCCCAATCCTTGACCCCTACCCAGAAAATATCCTTCTTGATCTCGAAGACCATTTCCTATCCCTCCTTTCCTCTACACCAGGGATGATCACTAGGTTTTTCAAAGCAGTCTCGTCGAAGCGACGGGCCTCGGAGTTTTGACCACCAGGACCCTGAAGGTGGCCCCGCTTTCGTTGTACCAGCAGTGAGGTATGTCCTTGGGGCTTTCTATAAGCGCATCCTTCGACACGGCTTTCTTCTCGTCGCCAATCTCCACTACGCCGGTACCCTCCAGTACATAAAAGAACACGTCTACGGGGGTAATGTGCTTTTTCAGCGACTCCCCCGGCTCAAGGGTGATATGAATCACCTGCGCCTCAGGCGTGTCGTAGAGCTTGCACACCTTGACGCCGTGGGGGGTGGTGATCTGCGCGGCTTCCCTGAAGCTCGTGATCTTCAAAGGATCCTCCCTCCTTTATTAGGGGACCTTCATTTTATCACGCCCCCCTTCGGAGGTCCCCCTTCCGTTCCGCTCAAGTTATTGGGATGTTTTTAAAATAATACCCCAAAAGTCCTTTAAACACCTAACAGGGGCAAGGCTGTATAATTTGGATCGCCAGGGAAGAAAAAGCCATCTCCACGAGAGGAGTCGGGAAAAATGTCGGGAAGGATAGCGGTGCTGGTGGAGAGCGATTTCCACGACATAGAGTTCTGGTATCCCTTCTACAGGCTGCAGGAAGCCGGCCACGAACCCATTATCGTCGCTCCGACAGCCCCAAAAATCTACAGGGGAAAGTTCGGCACGACG encodes the following:
- a CDS encoding MBL fold metallo-hydrolase, translated to MVFEIKKDIFWVGVKDWALNFFHGHELSTHRGSTYNAYLIRDKKIAVVDTVWDPFTEKFLDNVRSLVEPSRIDYVVANHAETDHSGALGALMELAPQAEVIVSPRGMDSIPGHFHKEWKFRQVKTGDKISLGETEMIFIEATMLHWPDSMFTYLSGKDLLMPNDAFGQHYASAYPYNDQVDQEELFQECIKYYANILTPFSPMVLKKIDEVLGLGFKVDMIAPSHGVIWRKDPLQIVKKYQEWARQEPEKSAVILYDTMWNSTRDMAGAISEG
- a CDS encoding cupin domain-containing protein, which produces MKITSFREAAQITTPHGVKVCKLYDTPEAQVIHITLEPGESLKKHITPVDVFFYVLEGTGVVEIGDEKKAVSKDALIESPKDIPHCWYNESGATFRVLVVKTPRPVASTRLL